The proteins below are encoded in one region of Podarcis raffonei isolate rPodRaf1 chromosome 6, rPodRaf1.pri, whole genome shotgun sequence:
- the LOC128416721 gene encoding fused toxin protein-like → MKSTRFSFFSVMGPVLILWAQLPSVPAPFSDVCSTFPKDSDRCGDPKPRFFYNSTSKACEPFTYRGCSWFRNRFYTIEECQRHCGGTEKPGSCLPSPRNITLECLASCLHDGNCPGDQKCCSYGCALRCSEPVKDICKLPPDYGPCHGKFRSWYYDERDQNCKRFIYSGCLGNENKFKKRRDCLARCKPAGSS, encoded by the exons ATGAAGTCCACCAGGTTCTCCTTCTTCTCTGTGATGGGTCCCGTCCTCATCCTCTGGGCTCAGCTGCCGTCGGTGCCCGCCCCAT TTTCAGACGTGTGCAGCACCTTTCCAAAGGACTCTGACCGGTGTGGCGACCCCAAACCGCGCTTCTTCTACAACTCCACCTCCAAGGCCTGCGAGCCCTTCACCTACAGAGGCTGCTCGTGGTTCCGCAACCGCTTTTACACCATCGAAGAATGCCAGCGCCACTGCGGAGGGACTG AAAAGCCTGGCTCCTGCCTCCCCAGTCCTCGAAACATCACCCTGGAGTGCTTGGCCAGCTGCCTTCATGACGGAAACTGCCCGGGGGATCAGAAGTGCTGCTCCTATGGGTGCGCCTTGCGCTGCTCTGAGCCCGTCAAAG ATATTTGCAAGCTGCCTCCGGATTACGGTCCCTGCCATGGCAAGTTCCGGAGCTGGTATTACGACGAGCGTGACCAAAACTGCAAGAGGTTCATCTACAGCGGCTGCCTCGGCAACGAGAACAAATTCAAGAAGCGAAGGGATTGCCTGGCCAGGTGCAAGCCAGCAG ggtCTTCCTAA
- the SNX21 gene encoding sorting nexin-21 isoform X2, with protein MASRILHRLRHALTGEGERDGLAGCSSEAEEFPESSELEDDTEGLSTRLSGTLSFTSNDEEEEEDDEDIGVAGQGQPPEPDLLGEDTEDAEHSPPTERRGSNLLTRQLQELWRKSRGSFVPQRLLFEVTSANVVSERNSNSTPST; from the exons ATGGCCTCCCGCATCCTGCACCGCCTGCGGCATGCGCTGACCGGAGAGGGCGAGCGGGACGGGCTGGCAGGCTGCAGCTCAGAAGCGGAAGAGTTCCCAGAAAGCTCTGAGCTGGAGGATGACACCGAGGGCCTCTCCACACGGCTCAGCGGGACACTGAGCTTCACCAGCAacgatgaggaggaggaagaggacgacGAGGACATTGGCGTGGCTGGGCAAGGGCAACCCCCAGAGCCAGACCTGCTGGGCGAAGACACGGAGGACGCCG aGCACAGCCCCCCGACAGAGCGCAGGGGCAGCAACCTGCTCACCCGGCAGCTGCAGGAGCTCTGGAGGAAATCGCGGGGCAGCTTCGTGCCCCAGCGCCTCCTGTTCGAGGTCACCAGCGCCAACGTGGTCAGCGAGCGGAACTCCAA CTCTACACCATCTACTTGA
- the SNX21 gene encoding sorting nexin-21 isoform X1, whose protein sequence is MASRILHRLRHALTGEGERDGLAGCSSEAEEFPESSELEDDTEGLSTRLSGTLSFTSNDEEEEEDDEDIGVAGQGQPPEPDLLGEDTEDAEHSPPTERRGSNLLTRQLQELWRKSRGSFVPQRLLFEVTSANVVSERNSKYVLYTIYLIRAGQFDKAPACISRRYSDFERLNRHLRRRFCGDMAGVSFPRKRLRRNFAAETIAKRSRAFEQFLSHLHSLPEIRRSADYLEFFFLRDLQAAQSLTCSGRYPEALATWANAHQLQERLGACRSGHFLLTLAGLAVCHQELGQAGEAHAACERALCLLEAQDSHPLLAPFLQAHIRLSWVLGRDKRQAEARLQRLQEAGGAEMHPPTLKELLIKQPLP, encoded by the exons ATGGCCTCCCGCATCCTGCACCGCCTGCGGCATGCGCTGACCGGAGAGGGCGAGCGGGACGGGCTGGCAGGCTGCAGCTCAGAAGCGGAAGAGTTCCCAGAAAGCTCTGAGCTGGAGGATGACACCGAGGGCCTCTCCACACGGCTCAGCGGGACACTGAGCTTCACCAGCAacgatgaggaggaggaagaggacgacGAGGACATTGGCGTGGCTGGGCAAGGGCAACCCCCAGAGCCAGACCTGCTGGGCGAAGACACGGAGGACGCCG aGCACAGCCCCCCGACAGAGCGCAGGGGCAGCAACCTGCTCACCCGGCAGCTGCAGGAGCTCTGGAGGAAATCGCGGGGCAGCTTCGTGCCCCAGCGCCTCCTGTTCGAGGTCACCAGCGCCAACGTGGTCAGCGAGCGGAACTCCAAGTACGTG CTCTACACCATCTACTTGATCCGCGCGGGGCAGTTCGACAAAGCGCCCGCCTGCATCTCCCGCCGCTACTCTGACTTCGAGCGGCTGAACCGGCACCTGCGCCGGCGCTTCTGCGGCGACATGGCGGGCGTCTCCTTCCCCCGGAAGCGGTTGCGGCGCAACTTCGCGGCCGAGACCATCGCCAAGCGCAGCCGCGCTTTCGAGCAGTTCCTGTCCCACCTGCACTCGCTGCCGGAGATCCGGCGCTCGGCCGACTACCTGGAGTTCTTCTTCCTGCGCGACCTGCAGGCGGCGCAGAGCCTGACGTGCTCCGGGAGGTACCCGGAGGCCCTGGCCACCTGGGCCAACGCCCACCAGCTGCAGGAGCGGCTGGGCGCCTGCCGCTCGGGCCACTTCCTGCTGACGCTGGCCGGCCTGGCCGTCTGCCACCAGGAGCTGGGCCAGGCCGGGGAGGCGCACGCGGCCTGCGAACGGGCCCTGTGTCTCCTGGAGGCGCAGGACAGCCACCCGCTGCTGGCCCCCTTCCTGCAGGCCCACATCCGCCTCTCCTGGGTGCTGGGCAGGGACAAGCGCCAGGCAGAGGCCCGGCTGCAGCGACTGCAGGAGGCCGGCGGGGCAGAGATGCACCCGCCCACCCTGAAGGAACTGCTCATCAAACAGCCCCTGCCCTGA